The following proteins are co-located in the Leptospira weilii genome:
- a CDS encoding alpha/beta hydrolase family protein gives MPMNFFNAIRGFSFLIDYSGLKTPKQTRITETSLDLSASVSLRTKILESSGNSEKPVIYLQHGMSFKGIDDPRILALGNNLANRGFRVYLPELPEVKNLLIRSETISNIRAAFLRIHALEKRSVSYLSASFSAGMGFVALANRECQNVLTSAFLIGAFSDFRKTLPFVLKNYEIESYAVNVMIYNYIHLIRSKPETLKKYFLESALDNGLSRTGDAILGPKIFSSLDEGDKNFIEKFLENSDFRKEIALEIKAIVPESFAIETSPAFFADRFFKPCFLLHGDDDSVISPQESKDLRDLILKNKNASVCFLETGLLTHGDHHPFYSRLTEIFPMAKFWGEYFICASSSS, from the coding sequence ATGCCGATGAACTTTTTCAACGCAATTCGCGGATTCTCGTTTTTAATCGATTATTCCGGTTTAAAAACTCCAAAACAAACACGCATAACGGAAACTAGTTTGGATTTATCCGCTTCCGTTTCTTTGAGAACGAAAATTCTGGAAAGTTCCGGAAACTCTGAAAAGCCGGTGATCTATCTGCAGCACGGAATGAGTTTTAAAGGAATCGACGATCCCCGAATTCTCGCGCTTGGAAATAATCTTGCAAATCGAGGATTTCGTGTTTATCTTCCGGAACTTCCGGAAGTGAAAAACCTATTGATTCGTTCTGAAACGATTTCCAATATACGCGCCGCGTTTCTTCGGATTCACGCTTTGGAAAAACGTTCCGTATCCTATCTATCCGCAAGTTTTTCGGCCGGCATGGGTTTTGTCGCCCTGGCAAATCGGGAATGTCAGAATGTATTGACTTCAGCGTTTTTGATCGGTGCGTTTTCGGATTTCAGAAAAACCTTACCGTTCGTATTAAAAAATTACGAAATCGAAAGTTATGCGGTAAATGTGATGATATACAATTACATTCATCTGATTCGTTCTAAACCGGAGACACTAAAAAAATATTTCTTAGAATCCGCCTTGGACAACGGACTTTCCAGAACGGGGGATGCGATTCTGGGACCGAAGATTTTTTCTAGTTTAGATGAAGGGGACAAAAATTTCATAGAAAAGTTTTTGGAAAATTCGGATTTTCGAAAGGAAATCGCGCTTGAGATCAAAGCAATTGTCCCGGAAAGTTTTGCCATAGAGACTTCTCCCGCGTTTTTTGCGGATCGTTTTTTCAAACCTTGTTTTTTACTTCACGGAGACGACGATTCCGTTATTTCCCCCCAAGAGTCCAAGGATCTTAGGGATTTGATTTTAAAGAATAAAAACGCTTCCGTTTGCTTTTTAGAAACCGGTCTTTTGACTCATGGGGATCATCATCCTTTTTATTCTCGTTTGACCGAGATTTTTCCTATGGCGAAATTCTGGGGAGAATATTTTATTTGCGCGAGTTCTTCCTCTTGA
- a CDS encoding DUF342 domain-containing protein, whose translation MNADKKPMNTPTPESQISPISIDSAVSISISPDQLSATITVRPYNLKGETVSKDKLWNIIIDWGIHRERILVDEVRRVLTLLEEAGKKGDFTPIKVEIAKGMAPIPGENGWVRFYHPMAKRVKLLEDGRADFRNIDRYINVKVGEKLASKFEGIPGTPGFDVFGNIIPAPAIKKPKLVIGNNIDERTSFEEGKELQEYFASCNGVIFVTEVSITVSPELQIAGNVGLSTGNIQFDGNVIVRGDIEPSSIVECTGSLIVYGNLESNEVKVGRDLIVHGGIKGSGTEIIRVTGRVQAKFIENARLETEGDIVTEGAILNSTIDTLGSVVLSGSNGNLVSSKIRTNEGISVISLGSSAELDVTVELGFHFKNDRAFQEISKKIQMGEKEMEKILPKIQQIKHMVQRSRGNLPEDKKTAFKTIFEDYNKKLKILNLLKSKQDGLKSARFNSGTVRLAVQKGAFSGAVIHYRRQIEKITKFQSSFMMVFEPGQEKAVMVALHTK comes from the coding sequence ATGAATGCGGACAAGAAGCCTATGAATACACCAACGCCGGAATCTCAAATTTCTCCTATTTCCATTGATTCCGCGGTCTCTATCTCTATTTCTCCGGATCAACTTTCTGCAACGATAACGGTTCGGCCCTATAATCTGAAAGGGGAAACTGTATCTAAGGATAAACTTTGGAATATTATTATCGATTGGGGAATCCACAGAGAAAGAATATTGGTCGATGAGGTCCGAAGAGTTTTGACGCTGCTTGAGGAAGCGGGCAAAAAAGGAGATTTCACTCCGATTAAAGTGGAAATTGCAAAGGGAATGGCTCCCATTCCGGGAGAAAACGGCTGGGTCCGCTTTTATCATCCCATGGCCAAACGAGTCAAACTGCTCGAAGATGGCAGGGCAGATTTCAGAAATATAGATCGTTATATCAACGTCAAAGTAGGGGAAAAACTTGCCTCGAAGTTTGAAGGAATTCCGGGAACTCCGGGCTTTGACGTATTTGGGAATATCATACCGGCGCCGGCGATTAAAAAACCCAAACTTGTGATCGGTAATAATATCGATGAAAGGACGAGTTTTGAAGAAGGAAAAGAACTTCAGGAATATTTCGCTTCCTGCAACGGAGTGATCTTTGTTACGGAAGTATCGATTACTGTATCTCCCGAACTTCAAATTGCGGGAAATGTGGGACTATCCACCGGAAACATTCAGTTTGATGGAAACGTAATCGTTCGAGGAGATATAGAGCCTAGTTCCATTGTGGAATGTACCGGATCTCTTATCGTTTATGGAAACTTAGAAAGCAATGAAGTGAAGGTCGGACGGGATTTGATCGTTCATGGGGGGATCAAAGGTTCCGGTACGGAAATCATTCGAGTTACGGGAAGGGTTCAGGCGAAGTTTATTGAAAATGCACGTCTTGAAACGGAAGGGGATATCGTTACAGAAGGGGCGATTCTGAATTCTACGATTGATACTTTGGGTTCCGTCGTTCTCAGCGGATCGAACGGAAACTTAGTTTCGAGTAAGATCAGAACCAACGAAGGAATTTCCGTTATTTCTTTGGGATCGAGCGCCGAATTGGACGTAACGGTGGAGCTTGGATTTCATTTTAAGAACGATCGCGCCTTTCAAGAAATCAGCAAAAAGATTCAGATGGGTGAAAAGGAGATGGAGAAGATTCTGCCTAAGATCCAACAGATCAAACATATGGTTCAACGTTCCCGGGGAAATCTTCCGGAAGACAAAAAAACCGCTTTTAAAACAATATTTGAAGACTATAACAAAAAATTAAAGATTTTGAATCTTCTGAAATCCAAGCAGGACGGTTTGAAAAGTGCGCGCTTTAATTCCGGTACCGTAAGACTTGCCGTTCAAAAGGGTGCGTTTTCCGGAGCGGTGATTCATTATAGAAGGCAGATCGAGAAAATCACGAAGTTCCAATCTTCTTTTATGATGGTATTCGAACCGGGACAGGAGAAAGCTGTGATGGTTGCGCTGCATACGAAGTAG
- the mtnA gene encoding S-methyl-5-thioribose-1-phosphate isomerase: MQESGLKPILWTNKELILLDQRVLPGTTSYLTAKTLEDCIFAIREMVVRGAPAIAITGAFGIALYLNGLSSKPTFSELKIKLDELLESRPTAVNLRLAIEEFFSRFPKTDYSSANLKEMQKSAEEFALFMLEEDLENNLTLSKNALSLFPKSPSSLNIITHCNTGALATAGHGTALGVIRSLRDAGHSLTVFANETRPYLQGARLTAWELKEEGIPSYLITDNMAGWVMSSRKIHAVIVGADRIASNGDTANKIGTYPLAIIAKHHGVPFYVAATSKSMDFRIPDGSHIPIEMRKEDEVTSFGFLKDAEGKPLLSEGVIAPNGTRALNPSFDVTPVSLITGIITEKGIVSPVTEENLRKTFL, from the coding sequence ATGCAGGAATCAGGATTAAAACCTATTCTTTGGACAAACAAAGAATTGATCCTTTTGGATCAAAGGGTCCTGCCCGGAACCACTTCCTATTTGACGGCAAAAACATTGGAAGATTGTATTTTTGCAATTCGGGAAATGGTCGTTCGGGGGGCTCCCGCAATTGCAATTACAGGCGCCTTTGGAATCGCATTGTATTTAAATGGCTTATCCTCCAAACCGACCTTCTCCGAACTCAAAATAAAACTCGACGAACTTTTAGAATCCAGACCGACCGCAGTCAACCTTAGACTTGCGATAGAAGAATTTTTTTCCCGTTTTCCAAAAACGGATTATTCCTCCGCTAATTTAAAAGAGATGCAAAAGAGCGCGGAAGAATTTGCGCTCTTTATGCTCGAAGAAGATTTAGAGAATAACTTAACCCTTTCTAAAAACGCTCTTTCGCTCTTTCCCAAATCTCCTTCTTCCTTGAATATCATCACTCACTGTAACACGGGGGCGCTGGCCACGGCAGGACACGGGACTGCGTTAGGTGTTATACGGTCTCTCCGCGACGCGGGACATTCTCTCACTGTTTTTGCGAACGAAACCAGACCGTATCTTCAAGGGGCGCGCTTAACCGCCTGGGAATTGAAAGAGGAAGGAATTCCGTCATATCTTATCACGGACAACATGGCCGGTTGGGTGATGTCTTCCAGAAAGATTCACGCGGTCATCGTAGGCGCGGATCGCATTGCTTCCAACGGAGACACTGCCAATAAGATCGGAACGTATCCTTTAGCCATCATCGCCAAACACCACGGAGTTCCTTTTTACGTGGCCGCAACCTCTAAAAGTATGGATTTTAGAATCCCCGACGGAAGTCACATTCCTATCGAAATGAGAAAAGAAGACGAAGTCACTTCGTTCGGATTTTTGAAAGATGCGGAAGGTAAACCCCTTTTGAGCGAAGGTGTGATCGCACCCAACGGAACGAGGGCTCTCAATCCTTCCTTCGACGTGACGCCAGTCTCTCTCATTACGGGAATCATCACCGAAAAAGGGATCGTCTCTCCCGTAACGGAAGAAAATCTCAGAAAGACCTTTCTATAA
- a CDS encoding rhomboid family intramembrane serine protease: protein MAKRKYRNGISLFGYSIFHPINLLLIANVFVYIVQLLAGGTGILEYYFALTPSRVFQGYYWQIFSYGFLHEAYGIPFAHLFFNMYVFVMFGGLICKYIPAWKFTIIYVAAILMGGISVILAPVFVQILGIHYPMDLFHTTTLGASGGVTGILVLFGILFPETEVFLIFFRMRARYAAWIFVGGGFVADIVSVYYFHSPFVVSNSCHLGGAIGATLAAPWILKVNSGKIFLKKTVQKNSTPKPKALSLEENLDSQAKKNQELLNELTQSITYSEKKKILTPLQQTNVNLCPPPTFQPQDPFCLRCEWLPNCALRKLKTDQESDFGKI from the coding sequence ATGGCAAAAAGAAAATACCGAAACGGAATATCTCTTTTCGGTTATTCCATTTTTCATCCGATCAATCTGTTGTTGATCGCGAACGTTTTTGTTTATATAGTTCAACTTCTTGCCGGTGGAACTGGAATTTTAGAATATTACTTTGCGTTAACTCCTTCTAGGGTTTTTCAGGGATACTATTGGCAGATTTTTTCATACGGATTTTTACATGAGGCATACGGTATTCCTTTTGCACATTTGTTTTTCAATATGTACGTATTTGTGATGTTCGGAGGATTGATCTGTAAATACATTCCCGCTTGGAAGTTTACGATTATCTACGTGGCGGCGATCTTAATGGGGGGAATTTCCGTCATACTCGCACCTGTATTCGTTCAAATATTAGGAATTCACTATCCTATGGATCTCTTTCATACTACGACACTCGGCGCGAGTGGGGGAGTTACCGGAATTCTCGTTTTGTTTGGAATTTTATTTCCCGAAACGGAGGTGTTTCTCATCTTCTTTAGAATGAGAGCGCGTTATGCGGCTTGGATTTTTGTGGGGGGTGGTTTTGTCGCGGACATTGTTTCCGTGTATTATTTTCATTCCCCCTTTGTGGTGAGCAATTCCTGTCATTTGGGAGGAGCGATCGGTGCGACTCTTGCGGCTCCTTGGATTTTGAAGGTTAACTCCGGGAAAATCTTTCTTAAAAAAACGGTTCAAAAAAATTCTACTCCCAAACCGAAAGCTCTTTCTTTGGAGGAGAATTTGGATTCTCAAGCGAAAAAGAATCAGGAATTGCTAAATGAACTTACGCAAAGTATTACCTATTCCGAGAAGAAAAAAATTTTGACTCCTTTGCAGCAAACGAACGTGAATTTATGTCCTCCGCCTACTTTCCAACCACAAGACCCTTTTTGTCTGCGCTGTGAATGGCTTCCGAATTGCGCTCTAAGAAAGTTAAAGACGGATCAAGAGTCTGATTTCGGGAAAATTTGA
- a CDS encoding HpcH/HpaI aldolase/citrate lyase family protein, with protein sequence MSKLTHPREALFEGEKPFPIIPACEHFAGSEKLITKALELQNKLGGLFDITMDCEDGAQTGKEKEHAELIVRLQNSELNKHKMSGVRIHDYTNAFWKQDVDIIVPGAGEKIAYITIPKPTRAAQVEEMITYIQKSVQKAGIKREIPIHVLIETNGALQEVEKIAALPWLQVLDFGLMDFISGHHGAIPASCMKSPGQFEHELLRRGKANLVAAALANGVIPAHNVTLDLKNQYQTYKDAKRAHDDFGFLRMWSIYPTQIQAILDAMAPDYSEVQTAAEILIQAQNAEWGPIQYAGDLHDRATYRYFWEILQKAKLTGISVPEEANKRFFN encoded by the coding sequence ATGTCTAAATTGACTCATCCGAGAGAGGCGCTCTTCGAAGGAGAAAAGCCTTTCCCTATCATTCCTGCTTGTGAACATTTTGCAGGTTCCGAAAAGCTGATTACGAAAGCGCTCGAACTACAAAATAAACTCGGCGGTCTTTTCGATATCACGATGGACTGCGAAGACGGGGCACAAACCGGAAAAGAAAAAGAACACGCGGAACTGATTGTTCGTCTTCAAAACAGCGAACTCAACAAACACAAAATGAGCGGCGTCAGAATCCACGACTATACGAACGCGTTCTGGAAACAAGACGTAGACATCATCGTTCCGGGCGCGGGAGAAAAAATCGCATACATCACCATTCCAAAACCGACCCGCGCGGCTCAGGTAGAGGAAATGATCACTTACATTCAAAAGTCCGTTCAAAAGGCGGGAATCAAAAGGGAAATTCCGATTCACGTATTGATCGAAACCAACGGCGCCCTTCAAGAAGTCGAAAAAATCGCGGCTCTTCCTTGGTTGCAAGTTCTTGACTTCGGTTTAATGGACTTTATCTCCGGACATCACGGAGCAATTCCCGCTTCCTGTATGAAAAGCCCGGGGCAGTTCGAACACGAACTTTTAAGAAGAGGAAAAGCGAATCTAGTCGCGGCCGCTCTTGCAAACGGAGTGATTCCCGCACACAACGTAACACTCGATCTTAAAAATCAATACCAAACCTACAAAGACGCAAAACGTGCCCACGACGATTTCGGCTTCCTACGAATGTGGTCCATCTATCCGACTCAGATCCAAGCGATCTTAGACGCGATGGCTCCGGATTACAGCGAGGTTCAAACCGCGGCTGAAATTCTCATCCAAGCCCAAAACGCGGAATGGGGACCGATTCAATACGCGGGAGATCTTCACGACCGTGCGACTTACAGATATTTTTGGGAAATCCTTCAAAAAGCAAAACTTACCGGAATTTCCGTCCCTGAAGAAGCGAATAAAAGATTTTTCAACTGA
- a CDS encoding ornithine carbamoyltransferase encodes MPESNIKHLISWEDWSDSEIQGLLNFAIHVKKNRVNYAGHLSGRTLAMLFQKTSTRTRVSFEVAMTEMGGHGIYLDWMASNFQLSDIDLEARYLSRNVSVIMARLKKHEDLLLMKNGSQVPVINGCDNMFHPCQSLADIMTIALDDPERPLDQTKLTYIGVHNNVVNSLIGITAALGIRLTLVTPIAEKENIHEPTVERAKSKGTLTWEQNLEKSVKNADYVYTDTWLDMEFFNDPSYADKKKQRMELMMPYQINSSLMEKTNAKVMHDMPIHAGYEITREVVLSQRSIIFQQAENRLDAQKAVILKLLEA; translated from the coding sequence ATGCCTGAAAGTAACATAAAACACTTGATTTCCTGGGAAGATTGGTCGGATTCCGAGATTCAGGGTCTACTCAACTTTGCAATCCATGTAAAGAAAAATCGAGTCAACTATGCGGGTCATCTGAGCGGTCGCACTTTGGCGATGCTCTTTCAGAAAACTTCCACAAGAACCAGAGTTTCCTTCGAAGTCGCCATGACCGAAATGGGAGGGCACGGAATTTACCTGGATTGGATGGCGTCTAACTTTCAACTTTCGGATATCGATCTGGAAGCAAGATATCTTTCCAGGAACGTTTCCGTCATCATGGCTCGTCTGAAAAAACATGAGGATCTCCTTTTGATGAAAAACGGCTCTCAAGTTCCGGTTATCAACGGATGCGATAACATGTTTCACCCCTGTCAATCTCTCGCGGATATCATGACGATCGCGCTCGACGACCCGGAACGTCCCCTCGATCAAACGAAACTAACCTACATCGGAGTTCATAACAATGTGGTCAATTCCCTCATAGGAATCACTGCCGCACTCGGAATCCGTCTGACTCTCGTAACGCCGATCGCGGAAAAAGAAAACATTCACGAACCCACGGTGGAAAGAGCCAAGTCGAAAGGAACTCTTACTTGGGAACAAAATCTGGAAAAGTCGGTAAAAAATGCGGACTACGTTTACACGGACACTTGGCTAGACATGGAATTTTTCAATGACCCTTCTTACGCGGATAAGAAAAAACAAAGAATGGAACTCATGATGCCATATCAGATCAATTCTTCTTTGATGGAAAAAACGAATGCGAAAGTTATGCATGATATGCCAATCCATGCGGGTTATGAAATCACCAGAGAAGTCGTCCTCAGTCAGCGATCCATTATCTTCCAACAAGCCGAAAATCGTTTGGATGCCCAGAAAGCGGTCATTCTCAAACTCCTGGAAGCTTGA
- a CDS encoding peptide chain release factor 3 produces MGETVEQKPNQSIEEETRRRRTFAIIAHPDAGKTTLTEKLLLYGGAIQLAGAVKARKNRKAATSDWMEMEKEKGISITSAALQFEYNGHVLNLLDTPGHEDFSEDTYRTLIAADTAVMVLDAGKGVEPQTIKLFKVCRDRGIPIVTFINKMDRPTKNLFVLLDEIEKVLGISAVPMVWPIGTGVDFSGVYSRKDKKILTYDKTPGGSQKSSFQTSGVNDTELDSRFEDWVIKSFREELELVEGGISEFSQKDFLDSKITPVFFGSAVNNFGIQLFLDEFIKIAPPPLFFPLKDGSRLDPIHTPFSGFIFKVQANMNRQHRDRIAFLRVTSGKFERGLNVLHGRLGKSVKLSSSFAFFGQDRNTVDEAYPGDIIGLVNPGTYAIGDIVASSKVPDLKSLPVFAPELFATISSADTASMKSFRKGIEQLAEEGILHLFSSQTIGGGLPIIGAMGQLQFEVFKRRLLDEYNAPSTITVLPYVISCWIGQEDLAKVPSSANLVTDRGGRAALLFDTEWDKGYFQKKNPEITLLDYPPTV; encoded by the coding sequence ATGGGCGAGACAGTAGAACAAAAACCGAACCAATCGATCGAAGAGGAAACTCGAAGAAGAAGGACATTTGCAATCATCGCTCATCCGGATGCTGGAAAGACAACCCTTACGGAAAAACTTCTTTTATATGGAGGCGCAATCCAACTCGCAGGAGCCGTTAAGGCTCGTAAGAATCGGAAAGCCGCCACTTCTGATTGGATGGAGATGGAAAAAGAAAAAGGGATTTCCATCACTTCCGCCGCACTTCAGTTCGAATACAACGGACATGTTCTCAATCTATTGGACACACCCGGTCACGAAGATTTTTCGGAGGATACATATCGCACTTTGATCGCGGCGGATACCGCGGTGATGGTGTTAGACGCTGGAAAGGGAGTCGAGCCTCAGACGATTAAGTTATTCAAAGTTTGTAGGGATCGCGGAATCCCGATTGTAACCTTCATTAACAAGATGGACAGACCAACGAAAAATCTTTTCGTTCTTTTGGATGAGATTGAAAAGGTTCTCGGGATTTCCGCCGTGCCTATGGTGTGGCCGATCGGAACCGGTGTGGATTTCAGCGGAGTTTATTCCCGCAAAGATAAGAAAATTCTAACATACGATAAGACGCCCGGAGGAAGTCAAAAATCTTCCTTTCAAACCTCGGGTGTAAACGATACGGAACTCGATTCAAGATTCGAAGACTGGGTTATAAAATCCTTTCGGGAGGAATTGGAACTTGTAGAAGGGGGAATTTCAGAGTTCAGTCAAAAAGACTTTTTAGATTCTAAAATTACTCCCGTTTTCTTCGGTTCCGCCGTGAACAACTTCGGAATTCAATTGTTTTTGGATGAGTTCATCAAGATTGCTCCCCCTCCGTTATTCTTTCCGTTGAAAGACGGATCTCGTTTGGATCCGATCCATACTCCTTTCAGCGGGTTTATCTTTAAGGTTCAGGCGAACATGAATCGCCAGCATCGGGATAGAATTGCGTTCTTAAGAGTGACTTCCGGTAAGTTTGAAAGAGGGCTCAACGTGCTTCATGGAAGATTGGGAAAATCCGTGAAACTTTCCTCTTCTTTTGCTTTTTTCGGTCAGGATAGAAATACGGTCGATGAGGCGTATCCGGGGGACATCATCGGTCTCGTAAATCCGGGAACGTATGCGATCGGAGATATAGTCGCTTCTTCTAAGGTTCCCGATTTAAAATCTCTTCCCGTATTTGCGCCCGAACTTTTTGCGACGATTTCATCCGCCGATACGGCGAGTATGAAAAGCTTTCGAAAAGGGATCGAGCAACTTGCCGAGGAGGGAATTCTTCATTTGTTTTCTTCTCAGACGATCGGCGGAGGTCTGCCAATTATCGGTGCAATGGGACAACTTCAGTTCGAAGTATTTAAAAGAAGACTCCTAGACGAATACAATGCCCCTTCTACGATCACCGTTCTTCCTTATGTAATCTCTTGTTGGATCGGTCAGGAAGATCTGGCAAAGGTTCCGTCTTCGGCCAACCTAGTCACCGATCGGGGAGGGAGGGCCGCTCTTCTCTTCGATACGGAATGGGACAAGGGGTATTTTCAGAAGAAAAATCCCGAAATAACTCTTTTAGACTATCCTCCGACTGTATAA
- the srpA gene encoding sigma factor sigX-regulated lipoprotein SrpA yields MKQNKNQLQRGTLAITALAIAALFLVTDCKKEKDDNKELLLMAALFSGPNGTASFNFSNTTSLLAARTKDSSRFLTLPEAVGQEGSAFLTDLAGDNPQNYGDGFNDKFLTPQAAEIQVCQIVAYKSVAKGGPARGSETLQNANFVSFNMTGPFGSGVCTAFEGKSITGLNGTMKTTLPINQIPQNEKNDYDRIGLVIRAFRYYFNPTDLPENAYRYVDLILNKPTPPTFPGMENAVFAERGDVSPVIFDYQAPKSFMTSPSLIFPELRPQNEFGSYSFFESFIDASSGSLLKMPEGTSTNAAFGFNSLNPAENFSGVPYTDSSQKLKFKLPTSAKSLKKDDPYILVVDLNNAKGEKGNLLFNVSLDKVLFWDSTSADNVFSPQLDAADRPNATSGEDNLTTTARKNLIFHLPTILSETK; encoded by the coding sequence ATGAAACAAAATAAAAACCAATTGCAGAGAGGAACGCTGGCGATCACGGCTTTGGCAATCGCAGCATTATTCCTGGTTACGGATTGTAAAAAAGAAAAAGACGACAATAAAGAACTGTTACTGATGGCCGCGCTTTTCTCGGGTCCGAACGGAACAGCGAGCTTCAATTTTTCCAATACGACAAGTTTGCTTGCGGCAAGAACCAAAGATTCCTCCCGTTTTTTAACGCTCCCCGAAGCGGTCGGACAAGAAGGCTCCGCATTCTTAACGGACTTGGCCGGAGATAATCCCCAAAACTACGGAGACGGATTTAACGATAAGTTTTTAACTCCGCAAGCCGCCGAAATCCAAGTCTGTCAAATCGTCGCCTACAAATCCGTCGCCAAGGGAGGACCGGCCAGAGGAAGCGAAACTTTACAAAATGCTAATTTTGTTTCCTTCAATATGACGGGGCCGTTCGGTAGCGGGGTATGCACCGCATTTGAGGGAAAGAGTATAACGGGACTCAATGGGACAATGAAGACGACTCTACCGATAAACCAAATCCCGCAGAACGAAAAAAACGACTACGATCGAATCGGATTAGTCATCCGAGCATTTCGATATTATTTTAATCCAACAGATCTTCCCGAAAACGCGTACCGTTACGTGGATTTGATCCTGAATAAGCCGACTCCGCCAACGTTTCCCGGGATGGAAAACGCCGTTTTTGCGGAAAGAGGAGATGTCTCTCCGGTCATATTCGATTACCAAGCTCCCAAATCGTTCATGACTTCTCCAAGTCTGATATTTCCGGAATTACGCCCCCAAAATGAGTTTGGATCCTACTCGTTTTTTGAATCTTTTATCGATGCGTCCAGCGGTTCTCTTTTAAAAATGCCGGAAGGCACCAGCACCAACGCGGCGTTCGGATTCAATTCCTTAAATCCGGCTGAAAATTTTTCCGGAGTTCCTTATACGGATAGTTCTCAGAAGTTGAAATTCAAATTACCAACTTCCGCAAAGTCTTTGAAAAAAGACGATCCGTACATTCTTGTCGTGGATCTGAACAATGCCAAAGGGGAAAAAGGAAATCTCCTTTTCAACGTATCCTTGGATAAGGTGCTCTTCTGGGACTCCACCTCTGCGGACAACGTTTTCTCTCCTCAATTGGATGCGGCAGACAGACCGAACGCAACAAGCGGAGAAGATAACCTGACTACGACCGCCAGAAAAAACTTGATCTTTCATTTGCCTACGATCCTAAGCGAAACGAAATGA
- a CDS encoding sensor histidine kinase has translation MILKRFQRIYAQEPFILRVRALYLLFFNAIIFTFASLAFIFFFYEKEKTYRPSYILFISASFVAILLLWYGKYKKALVVTLFSVVMGVTWALIFGNPAGNVISSLSVLVILFLLFTNIRTTMYVSVYSFILMFLFFYKLNSKNMLNSVFAMDSVLGFFIFSILAFLTVNLLNSYIKEKDELIKEIHHRVRNNLQVLSGLADLHRDDKSDLQRVLFEFQNRILAMSEVHNYLYKSDNYHSIEFSGVIERIIENLKNKHKESQAVIRNYSERIDLPIETAIPCAMIFNELLNNSLTHAFKESQDPGIEIRFSKNGENYKLVIKDNGVGMAIPVDLKKPTTTGFTLIHILSKQIRAHFELFNDRGLVAVLEF, from the coding sequence ATGATTTTAAAAAGATTCCAACGCATTTACGCACAAGAGCCGTTTATCCTAAGAGTGAGAGCTCTATACTTGCTTTTCTTTAACGCGATAATTTTTACTTTTGCTAGTTTAGCATTTATTTTTTTTTTCTATGAGAAGGAAAAGACTTATCGTCCCAGTTATATTCTATTTATATCCGCATCGTTCGTTGCGATTTTGTTGCTCTGGTATGGAAAATACAAAAAAGCGTTAGTCGTCACTTTGTTTTCGGTCGTAATGGGCGTTACTTGGGCGTTGATTTTTGGAAATCCGGCCGGAAACGTAATATCTAGCCTTTCTGTTCTTGTCATCTTATTTTTGTTGTTTACGAATATTCGAACGACGATGTATGTTTCTGTATATTCGTTTATTTTAATGTTTTTGTTTTTTTACAAACTTAATTCAAAAAATATGTTAAACAGCGTTTTTGCCATGGATTCCGTATTGGGCTTTTTTATTTTCTCGATTCTCGCCTTTTTAACGGTCAATCTTTTGAATTCTTATATTAAGGAAAAAGACGAATTGATCAAGGAAATCCATCACAGGGTGAGGAATAATCTTCAAGTTCTAAGCGGGCTTGCGGACCTTCATCGAGACGACAAATCGGATTTGCAGAGGGTATTATTCGAATTTCAGAATCGAATTCTTGCGATGTCGGAAGTGCATAATTACCTGTACAAATCCGACAACTATCACAGTATAGAATTTTCGGGTGTGATAGAAAGGATCATAGAGAATCTTAAAAACAAACATAAGGAATCGCAAGCGGTGATCCGTAATTATTCGGAAAGAATCGATCTACCGATCGAGACAGCGATTCCTTGCGCGATGATCTTTAACGAACTTTTGAACAATTCTCTGACGCACGCTTTTAAGGAATCGCAGGATCCGGGCATAGAGATTCGTTTTTCTAAAAACGGTGAAAATTACAAATTAGTCATAAAGGACAACGGAGTGGGAATGGCAATCCCCGTTGATTTGAAAAAACCGACTACGACCGGATTTACTTTGATTCATATACTTTCCAAACAGATTCGAGCGCATTTTGAACTTTTCAACGATCGGGGTTTGGTTGCCGTTTTGGAATTTTGA